A window of Spiroplasma syrphidicola EA-1 contains these coding sequences:
- a CDS encoding AAA family ATPase: MSVKSNLDKLKNQVGIKRCVIVEGNVNDIYENKNTYLGIKDKVKLLLQERGFNQVFTWDRIDGLTGGNISQLTLVDKNAPKKDQAGEAYDFGQELINSNNENKNQQQGQFTSLAEFFAIVRRNMLDTSPQKVAFIADCSDYLFSNEQSLSEEERVNLISISKAFRDKKFDQSEIIDFDTALIFITNNVGKLPTSFYLNNPDVTTITLSKPNREEREKFILTNKNFFKITEDLNQDLLKLQDIYDTMEGWTLKEVYQLIKYSNNIPERLPFEKLLNSYQYGEKVSPWEEMNYQKLATINEELKKRVIGQDHAIDKVKKVVYKAFTGLSGVQYSARRTKPKGTLFFVGPTGVGKTELAKALAKFLFGDEKNCIRFDMSEYNQEASDQKLIGAPPGYVGYEEGGQLTNAIKEKPFSVLLFDEIEKAHPRILDKFLQILEDGRLTDNKGQTVSFSDSFIIFTSNIGASEVDDKLPFSEIQKQFIEKVSNHFRTELKRPELLGRIGNNIVPFNFIKDEHFKATLILHKLKPIQFAVKEKYKVNLEFMNVNELLPIIMQDADDKKGGRDLLNSIEQHVVDSLSEFIFNNQAQFRPGQTIQLIVRNSQIEYALG, encoded by the coding sequence ATGAGTGTTAAAAGTAATTTAGATAAATTAAAAAATCAAGTCGGAATTAAGCGCTGCGTAATTGTTGAGGGTAATGTTAATGATATTTATGAAAATAAAAATACTTATCTGGGGATTAAAGATAAGGTCAAATTATTATTGCAAGAACGTGGTTTTAACCAAGTTTTTACCTGAGATCGCATTGATGGTTTAACAGGAGGTAATATTAGCCAATTAACGTTAGTTGATAAAAATGCTCCGAAAAAAGACCAAGCGGGAGAAGCTTATGATTTTGGGCAAGAATTAATTAATAGTAATAATGAGAATAAAAACCAACAACAAGGCCAATTTACATCCCTAGCCGAATTTTTTGCAATAGTTCGCCGCAATATGCTTGATACTAGTCCTCAAAAAGTTGCTTTTATTGCTGACTGCTCGGATTATTTATTTTCAAATGAACAAAGTTTAAGTGAAGAAGAACGCGTTAACTTGATTTCAATTAGTAAAGCTTTTCGTGATAAAAAGTTTGACCAATCAGAAATTATTGATTTTGATACCGCATTAATTTTTATTACGAATAATGTCGGAAAATTACCAACTTCTTTTTATTTAAATAATCCTGATGTGACAACAATTACATTAAGTAAACCAAACCGTGAAGAACGGGAAAAATTTATTTTAACAAATAAAAACTTCTTTAAAATTACCGAAGACTTAAACCAAGATCTTTTAAAATTACAAGATATCTACGACACAATGGAAGGATGAACCTTAAAAGAAGTTTATCAATTAATTAAATACTCAAATAATATTCCAGAACGTTTACCATTTGAAAAACTATTAAATTCATATCAGTATGGGGAAAAAGTATCTCCATGAGAAGAAATGAATTATCAAAAATTGGCAACAATTAATGAGGAGTTAAAAAAACGGGTAATTGGTCAAGACCATGCCATTGATAAGGTTAAAAAAGTTGTCTATAAAGCCTTTACAGGCCTATCTGGGGTTCAATATTCAGCTCGCCGAACAAAACCCAAAGGAACATTATTTTTTGTTGGGCCAACTGGAGTTGGGAAAACGGAATTAGCAAAAGCGTTAGCAAAATTCTTATTTGGGGATGAAAAAAATTGTATCCGTTTTGATATGTCAGAATATAATCAAGAAGCTAGTGATCAAAAATTAATTGGAGCACCTCCCGGTTATGTTGGATATGAAGAAGGGGGGCAATTAACTAATGCCATTAAGGAAAAACCTTTTAGTGTTTTACTATTTGATGAAATTGAAAAAGCTCACCCCCGAATTTTAGATAAGTTTTTACAAATTTTAGAAGATGGCCGTTTAACAGATAATAAGGGTCAAACAGTTAGTTTTTCGGATTCGTTTATTATTTTCACTTCAAATATTGGTGCTAGTGAAGTTGACGATAAGTTACCATTTTCGGAAATTCAAAAACAATTTATTGAAAAAGTATCTAACCATTTCCGCACCGAATTAAAACGACCAGAATTATTAGGAAGAATTGGAAATAATATTGTTCCTTTTAACTTTATTAAAGATGAACATTTCAAAGCAACCTTAATTTTACATAAATTAAAACCAATTCAATTTGCTGTTAAAGAAAAATATAAAGTAAATTTAGAATTTATGAATGTTAATGAACTGTTACCGATCATTATGCAAGATGCTGATGATAAAAAAGGGGGACGGGACTTATTAAATAGTATTGAACAACATGTTGTAGATAGTTTAAGTGAGTTTATTTTCAATAACCAAGCCCAGTTTCGCCCTGGTCAAACAATTCAATTAATTGTTCGTAACAGTCAGATTGAATATGCATTGGGATAA